In Zingiber officinale cultivar Zhangliang chromosome 1A, Zo_v1.1, whole genome shotgun sequence, a genomic segment contains:
- the LOC122001266 gene encoding uncharacterized protein LOC122001266 has product MVVCEDESEADICADSDGLNSLHDSDEDEVTNYPLFDPKKDFENLELKLGLVFNSKKEAKFTIESHCIRQGRPVKFVKNDNIRLWAKCNDDNCCWMIHVAKMTNDNCWQVRNFDGCHSHCVRDFKNKCVNSTWLGKTFAKKFSTNPKLGHLEFREEISTILQSDFSRKTAYMAKRKALKLVQGSVEEQFQQIRKYCAELKRSDVGATIVLKLTEDDEGPRFQRLYVCFSACKQGFKNACRRIIGVDGCFLKVEHGGQLLSAVGLDPNNNIFPICYAMVERETKDSWTWFVRLLDEDIGISNDPHTWAFMSDKQKGLIPALESLFPDVEHRFCVRHLESNMKRDGFKSVAIKIAFWAAAKATRIEEFQVQMAELKDIDAKAYGWLVNKPESQWCKAYFSTTSKSDILLNNMCESFNSFILDAREKPIIEMFEIIRNLLMGRFQKNRERAEKWKGRICSKIRDVLEKIYVEAIRYSPMKSDEMHYQITRSDDRRDQHSVDLLSRSCSCRKYDLTGIPCKHAVCAIWCKKDDPEAYVHPYYLVETYKRCYAARIMPINGPDLWPQCDLTPPLPPVYKEKVGRPAKLRRREPDEPPPSENKLRGVKKFTKCKLCGGSGHNKRTCNRTENVQHQEAVQQEPMTQQSAILPNNNLDPTRKEKLQVKRARQVGVNIKGNSGSISLINVNQSLNIHTLAFFKDGVSFTTVSRLQASAGVRGRVEQSSSLPANPMVKSNSSQESFKKK; this is encoded by the exons ATGGTTGTCTGTGAGGATGAAAGTGAAGCGGATATTTGTGCAGACAGTGATGGTTTAAACAGTCTTCATGATTCTGATGAGGATGAAGTTACAAATTATCCATTGTTTGATCCAAAGAAGGATTTTGAAAACCTAGAGTTGAAGCTTGGTTTAGTTTTTAACTCAAAAAAAGAAGCAAAATTCACAATTGAAAGTCATTGCATTAGACAAGGAAGACCTGTGAAGTTTGTAAAAAATGATAATATCCGGCTTTGGGCTAAGTGCAATGATGATAATTGCTGTTGGATGATCCATGTTGCGAAGATGACTAATGATAACTGTTGGCAAGTAAGAAATTTTGATGGATGTCACAGTCATTGTGTTCGGGATTTTAAAAACAAGTGTGTCAACTCAACATGGTTGGGAAAAACTTTTGCTAAAAAATTCAGCACAAATCCTAAATTGGGACACTTGGAGTTTAGGGAAGAGATTTCTACCATCCTGCAATCAGATTTTTCGAGGAAGACTGCCTACATGGCTAAGAGAAAGGCGCTGAAATTGGTGCAAGGTTCTGTCGAGGAGCAATTTCAGCAAATAAGGAAGTATTGTGCTGAATTGAAAAGATCTGACGTTGGGGCTACTATAGTTTTGAAGTTGACGGAGGATGATGAAGGTCCAAGGTTTCAGAGATTATATGTTTGTTTTTCAGCGTGTAAGCAAGGATTTAAGAATGCTTGTCGGCGTATCATTGGTGTTGATGGATGCTTCTTAAAGGTAGAACATGGTGGGCAATTGTTATCGGCCGTGGGGCTAGATCcaaataataatatatttccaATATGTTACGCAATGGTTGAGCGTGAAACAAAAGATAGTTGGACATGGTTTGTTCGCCTCTTAGATGAAGACATTGGTATTAGCAATGATCCACATACCTGGGCATTTATGTCAGATAAGCAAAAAGGTTTGATTCCTGCACTTGAATCATTGTTTCCTGATGTTGAACATAGATTTTGTGTGAGACATTTAGAGAGCAATATGAAACGTGATGGATTCAAGAGTGTAGCGATTAAGATCGCCTTTTGGGCTGCGGCAAAGGCAACAAGAATTGAAGAGTTTCAAGTGCAAATGGCTGAGTTAAAAGACATTGATGCAAAAGCATATGGATGGTTGGTGAACAAACCTGAAAGCCAGTGGTGTAAGGCATATTTCAGCACCACTTCTAAATCAGACATCTTGTTGAACAACATGTGCGAAAGTTTTAACAGCTTTATATTAGATGCTAGGGAGAAGCCAATAATTGAGATGTTTGAGATAATACGAAATCTTTTGATGGGCAGATTTcaaaaaaatagagagagggcTGAGAAATGGAAAGGTCGAATTTGTTCAAAGATCAGAGATGTGCTAGAAAAGATCTATGTGGAGGCTATTAGGTATTCCCCCATGAAATCAGATGAAATGCACTACCAGATAACAAGGTCAGATGATAGACGTGATCAACATTCGGTTGATCTGTTGAGTAGGTCTTGTAGTTGTAGGAAATATGATTTGACAGGCATTCCTTGCAAGCACGCTGTATGCGCCATTTGGTGCAAAAAAGATGATCCAGAGGCATATGTCCATCCTTATTACTTGGTAGAGACATATAAAAGATGTTATGCAGCACGAATAATGCCTATCAATGGACCAGACTTGTGGCCTCAATGTGATTTGACGCCCCCACTACCCCCAGTATACAAAGAAAAAGTTGGACGACCTGCAAAATTGCGAAGAAGGGAACCAGATGAACCACCCCCTTCTGAAAATAAGTTGAGAGGtgtaaaaaaatttacaaaatgcAAATTATGCGGTGGATCAGGACACAACAAAAGGACTTGTAACCGGACTGAAAATGTCCAACACCAAGAAGCTGTACAACAAGAGCCCATGACACAACAAAGTGCTATTTTACCAAATAATAATTTGGATCCAACTAGAAAAGAAAAACTACAG GTGAAAAGAGCACGACAAGTTGGAGTTAATATTAAAGGGAATTCAGGTTCAATATCTTTGATAAat GTTAACCAATCATTGAATATTCATACACTTGCTTTTTTTAAAGACGGTGTCAGCTTTACAACAGTCTCACGATTGCAAGCTTCTGCTGGTGTTCGAGGTAGAGTTGAACAGTCATCGTCTTTGCCAGCAAATCCCATGGTCAAGTCTAATTCTTCTCAGGAATCTTTTAAGAAGAAGTGA